The proteins below are encoded in one region of Eulemur rufifrons isolate Redbay chromosome 2, OSU_ERuf_1, whole genome shotgun sequence:
- the NFILZ gene encoding NFIL3 like protein, giving the protein MDVALLDLPDASQGRGKTLWGARGRGPAMRRQREFMPEEKKDTVYWEKRRKNNEAAKRSREKRRLNDAAIEDRLAALMEENTLLRAELRALKLHFGPLQPTGGPRALPLQTLLWESPWTGDPRPGAESLSLLSASHSCFLRPCSLDAGLSGCRSCVLAPRWTGLAASPRSPQDPASPVPNRIDMALQTALPAALFSYHLLDRHVGPRPELRPCWGLWSPMLPGCQASGPSGVLLTPTADPMGLPPGVTCPIPGNSPEGLTQPSLPHKLRIKSQASGREGGRGTL; this is encoded by the coding sequence ATGGATGTGGCTCTCTTGGACCTGCCAGACGCATCTCAGGGTCGTGGCAAGACCCTGTGGGGGGCTCGGGGCAGGGGCCCCGCCATGCGTCGGCAGCGGGAGTTCATGCCGGAAGAGAAGAAGGACACGGTTTACTGGGAGAAGCGGAGGAAGAACAATGAGGCAGCCAAGAGATCCCGGGAAAAGCGGCGTCTCAACGATGCGGCCATTGAGGACAGGCTGGCCGCGCTGATGGAGGAGAACACCCTGCTCAGGGCTGAGCTGCGGGCGCTCAAGCTTCACTTTGGCCCCCTGCAGCCCACGGGTGGCCCCCGGGCTTTGCCCCTGCAGACTCTGCTATGGGAATCCCCCTGGACTGGGGACCCCCGCCCTGGGGCTGAATCGCTCTCGCTCTTGTCTGCCTCCCACAGCTGCTTCTTAAGGCCATGTTCCCTGGATGCTGGGCTTTCGGGATGCCGGAGCTGTGTGCTGGCTCCCAGGTGGACTGGCCTAGCTGCGTCCCCCAGGTCCCCCCAGGACCCTGCATCCCCTGTCCCCAACAGAATTGACATGGCCTTGCAGACTGCCCTTCCAGCCGCCCTCTTCAGCTATCACCTCTTGGATAGGCATGTGGGGCCCAGACCAGAGCTCAGGCCCTGCTGGGGGCTGTGGTCACCCATGCTCCCCGGATGCCAGGCCTCAGGGCCCTCGGGTGTGTTGCTGACACCCACTGCTGACCCCATGGGGCTGCCTCCCGGGGTGACCTGCCCTATCCCAGGGAACAGTCCTGAGGGTCTGACTCAGCCCTCTCTGCCCCACAAACTGCGCATTAAGTCCCAAGCCTCCGGAAGAGAGGGTGGCCGTGGCACCCTCTGA